From one Onychomys torridus chromosome 12, mOncTor1.1, whole genome shotgun sequence genomic stretch:
- the Zbtb21 gene encoding zinc finger and BTB domain-containing protein 21 isoform X3, producing the protein MHSVQRAPKHSGEEERRKMCTCQINCRMEGLLHYINPAHAISLLSALNEERLKGQLCDVLLIVGDQKFRAHKNVLAASSEYFQSLFTNKENEAQTVFQLDFCEPDAFDNVLNYIYSSSLFVEKGSLAAVQELGYSLGISFLTNIVAKAPQAPFPACPNRKRVPVEDDETSSQKRSVIVCQGRSEVPGKASGPTVQDLSLAARASPSGAVKTSTSKPHVAKPPEQLHSLSLTEKNWPKDSAAVFAKSLEQPGALDDPNRGSLVKRNAVLPPKPSQDREATDDKPGVSSQLPKGKAIELALKRPRPPVLSLRSSSETPYLLKETSKGGGQGEDRNLLYYSKLGLVVPSSGPASANQSIDRSGPLVKSLLRRSLSMDSQVPVYSPSIDLKLSQGSSTAANEAPGSVFCAVSQKSSLKDGSEKKALDDRPQALQPHRLRSFSASQSTDREGTSPVTEVRIKTEPSSPLSDPSDIIRVTVGDAATATRDLPLKAEEDQRDISRLPAKRRFQADRRSPLKKARANEHGPSVSEENCEEDRSPPSLDSNFPDSELNREEFEQGSHERVCRNATVCPYCSLRFFSPALKQEHEDRCEYKKLTCLECMRTFKSSFSIWRHQVEVHNQNNMASAENVSLPTLDHNGEVAAASRPQAEPTKVNHVAAPKEDTAFSDSSEQVNFDSEDSSCLPEDLSLSKQLKVQVKEEPVEEAEEEAPEASAAPREAGPSKEAGLWPCEKCGKMFTAHKQLERHQELLCSVKPFICHVCHKAFRTNFRLWSHFQSHMSQATEEPAQKEAEVCPLPTNSPSPPPLPPPPPLPKIQPLEPDSPTGLPENPTSATEKLFAPQESDTLFYHAPPLSAITFKRQFMCKLCHRTFKTAFSLWSHEQTHN; encoded by the exons AAGGGACAGCTGTGTGATGTACTCCTGATTGTTGGGGACCAGAAGTTCCGAGCTCATAAGAACGTCTTGGCTGCCAGCAGTGAGTACTTCCAGAGTTTATTCACGAATAAGGAGAACGAGGCACAGACTGTCTTTCAGCTGGACTTCTGTGAGCCTGATGCTTTTGACAACGTTCTGAACTACATTTATTCTTCCTCCCTTTTTGTGGAGAAGGGCAGCCTTGCTGCTGTGCAGGAGCTGGGGTATAGCCTTGGTATCTCCTTCCTGACCAACATCGTTGCCAAAGCCCCTCAGGCTCCTTTTCCAGCCTGTCCCAACAGGAAAAGAGTGCCGGTGGAAGATGATGAGACCAGCTCTCAAAAGCGAAGTGTCATCGTGTGTCAGGGCAGAAGCGAAGTGCCAGGGAAAGCCAGTGGTCCAACTGTGCAGGACCTCAGCCTTGCTGCCCGGGCTTCCCCGAGTGGTGCAGTCAAGACCAGCACCAGTAAGCCACATGTGGCCAAGCCGCCAGAGCAGCTTCACAGTCTGTCCTTAACTGAAAAGAACTGGCCGAAGGACAGTGCTGCGGTATTTGCAAAGTCTTTGGAACAGCCTGGGGCTTTGGATGATCCTAACAGGGGCAGTTTGGTTAAGAGAAATGCAGTCCTACCCCCAAAACCTTCACAAGACAGGGAGGCCACGGACGATAAGCCTGGGGTGAGCAGCCAGCTTCCCAAGGGGAAGGCTATAGAGCTGGCTTTGAAGAGACCACGGCCACCTGTTCTGTCTCTTCGTAGCTCATCAGAGACTCCATATCTCTTAAAAGAAACTAGCAAAGGAGGTGGTCAAGGGGAGGATAGGAACTTGCTCTACTACTCTAAGCTAGGCCTGGTGGTTCCATCCAGTGGGCCTGCTTCTGCAAACCAGAGCATTGACAGAAGTGGCCCATTAGTGAAAAGCCTCCTCAGGCGGTCACTGTCTATGGACAGCCAGGTTCCTGTTTACTCTCCCTCTATAGATTTGAAGTTATCCCAGGGATCATCCACAGCAGCAAATGAGGCACCAGGCAGTGTGTTCTGTGCAGTGTCTCAAAAGTCATCTTTAAAAGATGGCAGTGAGAAAAAAGCCCTGGATGACAGGCCTCAAGCTCTCCAGCCTCATCGCCTCAGGTCCTTTAGTGCTTCTCAGTCAACAGACAGGGAGGGGACCTCCCCTGTGACTGAGGTGCGCATTAAGACTGAGCCTAGCAGCCCTCTGTCGGACCCTTCAGACATCATCCGGGTCACCGTGGGAGATGCAGCGACGGCTACAAGAGACCTGCCCCTCAAAGCAGAGGAAGACCAGAGGGATATTAGCAGACTCCCAGCAAAGAGAAGGTTCCAGGCAGACAGACGGTCACCCTTGAAGAAAGCAAGGGCAAATGAGCATGGGCCTTCTGTCTCAGAAGAGAACTGTGAGGAGGACAGGAGCCCTCCTTCCCTTGACAGCAACTTCCCAGATTCTGAATTAAACAGAGAGGAGTTTG AGCAAGGCAGCCACGAGCGCGTGTGCCGGAACGCCACCGTTTGCCCTTACTGCAGCCTCAGGTTCTTCTCCCCCGCGCTGAAGCAGGAGCATGAGGACAGGTGTGAGTACAAAAAGCTGACCTGCCTGGAGTGTATGCGCACCTTCAAGTCTTCCTTCAGCATCTGGCGGCACCAGGTGGAAGTGCACAACCAGAACAACATGGCTTCAGCAGAGAACGTCTCCTTGCCCACCCTGGACCACAACGGTGAAGTGGCAGCTGCTTCCAGGCCTCAGGCTGAGCCTACCAAGGTAAACCATGTGGCTGCTCCAAAAGAGGACACAGCGTTTAGTGACTCTTCAGAGCAAGTGAACTTCGATTCTGAGgattcctcctgcctccctgaaGACTTGAGTCTTTCAAAGCAACTGAAAGTCCAAGTCAAAGAGGAGCCTgtagaggaggctgaggaggaggctCCTGAGGCCAGTGCAGCTCCCAGGGAGGCTGGCCCCAGCAAGGAGGCTGGTCTGTGGCCTTGTGAGAAATGTGGGAAGATGTTCACAGCACACAAGCAGCTGGAGCGACACCAGGAGCTGCTGTGTTCCGTGAAGCCCTTCATCTGCCATGTGTGCCACAAAGCCTTCCGTACCAACTTCCGGCTTTGGAGTCACTTCCAGTCCCACATGTCTCAGGCCACAGAGGAGCCTGCACAGAAAGAGGCTGAGGTGTGTCCTTTGCCCACAAactccccatcaccaccacctctgccACCTCCACCACCCTTGCCCAAGATCCAGCCCCTGGAGCCGGACAGCCCCACAGGCCTTCCTGAGAACCCAACCTCAGCCACAGAGAAGCTGTTTGCACCCCAGGAGTCAGACACCCTTTTCTACCACGCTCCTCCCCTTTCAGCAATCACATTTAAAAGACAGTTCATGTGCAAGCTCTGCCATAGGACATTCAAGACCGCGTTCAGTCTTTGGAGTCATGAGCAGACACACAATTAA
- the Zbtb21 gene encoding zinc finger and BTB domain-containing protein 21 isoform X1: MHSVQRAPKHSGEEERRKMCTCQINCRMEGLLHYINPAHAISLLSALNEERLKGQLCDVLLIVGDQKFRAHKNVLAASSEYFQSLFTNKENEAQTVFQLDFCEPDAFDNVLNYIYSSSLFVEKGSLAAVQELGYSLGISFLTNIVAKAPQAPFPACPNRKRVPVEDDETSSQKRSVIVCQGRSEVPGKASGPTVQDLSLAARASPSGAVKTSTSKPHVAKPPEQLHSLSLTEKNWPKDSAAVFAKSLEQPGALDDPNRGSLVKRNAVLPPKPSQDREATDDKPGVSSQLPKGKAIELALKRPRPPVLSLRSSSETPYLLKETSKGGGQGEDRNLLYYSKLGLVVPSSGPASANQSIDRSGPLVKSLLRRSLSMDSQVPVYSPSIDLKLSQGSSTAANEAPGSVFCAVSQKSSLKDGSEKKALDDRPQALQPHRLRSFSASQSTDREGTSPVTEVRIKTEPSSPLSDPSDIIRVTVGDAATATRDLPLKAEEDQRDISRLPAKRRFQADRRSPLKKARANEHGPSVSEENCEEDRSPPSLDSNFPDSELNREEFGELEGTRPNKKFKCKHCLKIFRSTAGLHRHVNMYHNPEKPYTCDICHKRFHTNFKVWTHCQTQHGIVKNPSPASSSHAVLDEKFQRKLIDIVREREIKKALIIKLRRSKPGFQGQSSSPAQQVIKRNLRSRAKGAYICAFCGKAYRFLSQFKQHIKMHPGERPLGVSRAAKPKERALARAVESKEVYPCRLCNAKLSSLLEQGSHERVCRNATVCPYCSLRFFSPALKQEHEDRCEYKKLTCLECMRTFKSSFSIWRHQVEVHNQNNMASAENVSLPTLDHNGEVAAASRPQAEPTKVNHVAAPKEDTAFSDSSEQVNFDSEDSSCLPEDLSLSKQLKVQVKEEPVEEAEEEAPEASAAPREAGPSKEAGLWPCEKCGKMFTAHKQLERHQELLCSVKPFICHVCHKAFRTNFRLWSHFQSHMSQATEEPAQKEAEVCPLPTNSPSPPPLPPPPPLPKIQPLEPDSPTGLPENPTSATEKLFAPQESDTLFYHAPPLSAITFKRQFMCKLCHRTFKTAFSLWSHEQTHN; the protein is encoded by the coding sequence AAGGGACAGCTGTGTGATGTACTCCTGATTGTTGGGGACCAGAAGTTCCGAGCTCATAAGAACGTCTTGGCTGCCAGCAGTGAGTACTTCCAGAGTTTATTCACGAATAAGGAGAACGAGGCACAGACTGTCTTTCAGCTGGACTTCTGTGAGCCTGATGCTTTTGACAACGTTCTGAACTACATTTATTCTTCCTCCCTTTTTGTGGAGAAGGGCAGCCTTGCTGCTGTGCAGGAGCTGGGGTATAGCCTTGGTATCTCCTTCCTGACCAACATCGTTGCCAAAGCCCCTCAGGCTCCTTTTCCAGCCTGTCCCAACAGGAAAAGAGTGCCGGTGGAAGATGATGAGACCAGCTCTCAAAAGCGAAGTGTCATCGTGTGTCAGGGCAGAAGCGAAGTGCCAGGGAAAGCCAGTGGTCCAACTGTGCAGGACCTCAGCCTTGCTGCCCGGGCTTCCCCGAGTGGTGCAGTCAAGACCAGCACCAGTAAGCCACATGTGGCCAAGCCGCCAGAGCAGCTTCACAGTCTGTCCTTAACTGAAAAGAACTGGCCGAAGGACAGTGCTGCGGTATTTGCAAAGTCTTTGGAACAGCCTGGGGCTTTGGATGATCCTAACAGGGGCAGTTTGGTTAAGAGAAATGCAGTCCTACCCCCAAAACCTTCACAAGACAGGGAGGCCACGGACGATAAGCCTGGGGTGAGCAGCCAGCTTCCCAAGGGGAAGGCTATAGAGCTGGCTTTGAAGAGACCACGGCCACCTGTTCTGTCTCTTCGTAGCTCATCAGAGACTCCATATCTCTTAAAAGAAACTAGCAAAGGAGGTGGTCAAGGGGAGGATAGGAACTTGCTCTACTACTCTAAGCTAGGCCTGGTGGTTCCATCCAGTGGGCCTGCTTCTGCAAACCAGAGCATTGACAGAAGTGGCCCATTAGTGAAAAGCCTCCTCAGGCGGTCACTGTCTATGGACAGCCAGGTTCCTGTTTACTCTCCCTCTATAGATTTGAAGTTATCCCAGGGATCATCCACAGCAGCAAATGAGGCACCAGGCAGTGTGTTCTGTGCAGTGTCTCAAAAGTCATCTTTAAAAGATGGCAGTGAGAAAAAAGCCCTGGATGACAGGCCTCAAGCTCTCCAGCCTCATCGCCTCAGGTCCTTTAGTGCTTCTCAGTCAACAGACAGGGAGGGGACCTCCCCTGTGACTGAGGTGCGCATTAAGACTGAGCCTAGCAGCCCTCTGTCGGACCCTTCAGACATCATCCGGGTCACCGTGGGAGATGCAGCGACGGCTACAAGAGACCTGCCCCTCAAAGCAGAGGAAGACCAGAGGGATATTAGCAGACTCCCAGCAAAGAGAAGGTTCCAGGCAGACAGACGGTCACCCTTGAAGAAAGCAAGGGCAAATGAGCATGGGCCTTCTGTCTCAGAAGAGAACTGTGAGGAGGACAGGAGCCCTCCTTCCCTTGACAGCAACTTCCCAGATTCTGAATTAAACAGAGAGGAGTTTGGTGAGTTGGAGGGGACGAgaccaaacaaaaaatttaaatgcaaacaTTGCCTTAAGATTTTTAGATCAACCGCGGGTCTTCACCGCCATGTTAACATGTACCATAACCCAGAGAAGCCTTACACTTGTGACATCTGTCACAAGAGGTTTCATACCAACTTCAAAGTGTGGACACACTGTCAGACCCAACACGGCATAGTGAAGAACCCATCGCCAGCCTCTAGTTCCCATGCAGTTTTGGATGAGAAATTCCAAAGAAAACTGATTGACatagtgagagagagggagattaaGAAGGCCCTGATCATTAAGCTGAGGCGCAGCAAGCCTGGCTTCCAGGGACAGAGTAGCTCCCCAGCACAGCAAGTCATCAAGAGGAACTTGCGCTCCCGAGCCAAAGGGGCCTACATTTGTGCCTTCTGTGGCAAGGCATACCGTTTTCTCTCTCAGTTTAAGCAGCACATAAAGATGCACCCGGGAGAGAGGCCCCTCGGAGTGAGCAGAGCTGCTAAGCCGAAAGAGCGGGCTCTGGCACGCGCGGTAGAGAGCAAGGAGGTTTACCCGTGCCGCCTCTGTAATGCTAAGCTCTCTTCTCTTCTAGAGCAAGGCAGCCACGAGCGCGTGTGCCGGAACGCCACCGTTTGCCCTTACTGCAGCCTCAGGTTCTTCTCCCCCGCGCTGAAGCAGGAGCATGAGGACAGGTGTGAGTACAAAAAGCTGACCTGCCTGGAGTGTATGCGCACCTTCAAGTCTTCCTTCAGCATCTGGCGGCACCAGGTGGAAGTGCACAACCAGAACAACATGGCTTCAGCAGAGAACGTCTCCTTGCCCACCCTGGACCACAACGGTGAAGTGGCAGCTGCTTCCAGGCCTCAGGCTGAGCCTACCAAGGTAAACCATGTGGCTGCTCCAAAAGAGGACACAGCGTTTAGTGACTCTTCAGAGCAAGTGAACTTCGATTCTGAGgattcctcctgcctccctgaaGACTTGAGTCTTTCAAAGCAACTGAAAGTCCAAGTCAAAGAGGAGCCTgtagaggaggctgaggaggaggctCCTGAGGCCAGTGCAGCTCCCAGGGAGGCTGGCCCCAGCAAGGAGGCTGGTCTGTGGCCTTGTGAGAAATGTGGGAAGATGTTCACAGCACACAAGCAGCTGGAGCGACACCAGGAGCTGCTGTGTTCCGTGAAGCCCTTCATCTGCCATGTGTGCCACAAAGCCTTCCGTACCAACTTCCGGCTTTGGAGTCACTTCCAGTCCCACATGTCTCAGGCCACAGAGGAGCCTGCACAGAAAGAGGCTGAGGTGTGTCCTTTGCCCACAAactccccatcaccaccacctctgccACCTCCACCACCCTTGCCCAAGATCCAGCCCCTGGAGCCGGACAGCCCCACAGGCCTTCCTGAGAACCCAACCTCAGCCACAGAGAAGCTGTTTGCACCCCAGGAGTCAGACACCCTTTTCTACCACGCTCCTCCCCTTTCAGCAATCACATTTAAAAGACAGTTCATGTGCAAGCTCTGCCATAGGACATTCAAGACCGCGTTCAGTCTTTGGAGTCATGAGCAGACACACAATTAA
- the Zbtb21 gene encoding zinc finger and BTB domain-containing protein 21 isoform X2 — MEGLLHYINPAHAISLLSALNEERLKGQLCDVLLIVGDQKFRAHKNVLAASSEYFQSLFTNKENEAQTVFQLDFCEPDAFDNVLNYIYSSSLFVEKGSLAAVQELGYSLGISFLTNIVAKAPQAPFPACPNRKRVPVEDDETSSQKRSVIVCQGRSEVPGKASGPTVQDLSLAARASPSGAVKTSTSKPHVAKPPEQLHSLSLTEKNWPKDSAAVFAKSLEQPGALDDPNRGSLVKRNAVLPPKPSQDREATDDKPGVSSQLPKGKAIELALKRPRPPVLSLRSSSETPYLLKETSKGGGQGEDRNLLYYSKLGLVVPSSGPASANQSIDRSGPLVKSLLRRSLSMDSQVPVYSPSIDLKLSQGSSTAANEAPGSVFCAVSQKSSLKDGSEKKALDDRPQALQPHRLRSFSASQSTDREGTSPVTEVRIKTEPSSPLSDPSDIIRVTVGDAATATRDLPLKAEEDQRDISRLPAKRRFQADRRSPLKKARANEHGPSVSEENCEEDRSPPSLDSNFPDSELNREEFGELEGTRPNKKFKCKHCLKIFRSTAGLHRHVNMYHNPEKPYTCDICHKRFHTNFKVWTHCQTQHGIVKNPSPASSSHAVLDEKFQRKLIDIVREREIKKALIIKLRRSKPGFQGQSSSPAQQVIKRNLRSRAKGAYICAFCGKAYRFLSQFKQHIKMHPGERPLGVSRAAKPKERALARAVESKEVYPCRLCNAKLSSLLEQGSHERVCRNATVCPYCSLRFFSPALKQEHEDRCEYKKLTCLECMRTFKSSFSIWRHQVEVHNQNNMASAENVSLPTLDHNGEVAAASRPQAEPTKVNHVAAPKEDTAFSDSSEQVNFDSEDSSCLPEDLSLSKQLKVQVKEEPVEEAEEEAPEASAAPREAGPSKEAGLWPCEKCGKMFTAHKQLERHQELLCSVKPFICHVCHKAFRTNFRLWSHFQSHMSQATEEPAQKEAEVCPLPTNSPSPPPLPPPPPLPKIQPLEPDSPTGLPENPTSATEKLFAPQESDTLFYHAPPLSAITFKRQFMCKLCHRTFKTAFSLWSHEQTHN; from the coding sequence AAGGGACAGCTGTGTGATGTACTCCTGATTGTTGGGGACCAGAAGTTCCGAGCTCATAAGAACGTCTTGGCTGCCAGCAGTGAGTACTTCCAGAGTTTATTCACGAATAAGGAGAACGAGGCACAGACTGTCTTTCAGCTGGACTTCTGTGAGCCTGATGCTTTTGACAACGTTCTGAACTACATTTATTCTTCCTCCCTTTTTGTGGAGAAGGGCAGCCTTGCTGCTGTGCAGGAGCTGGGGTATAGCCTTGGTATCTCCTTCCTGACCAACATCGTTGCCAAAGCCCCTCAGGCTCCTTTTCCAGCCTGTCCCAACAGGAAAAGAGTGCCGGTGGAAGATGATGAGACCAGCTCTCAAAAGCGAAGTGTCATCGTGTGTCAGGGCAGAAGCGAAGTGCCAGGGAAAGCCAGTGGTCCAACTGTGCAGGACCTCAGCCTTGCTGCCCGGGCTTCCCCGAGTGGTGCAGTCAAGACCAGCACCAGTAAGCCACATGTGGCCAAGCCGCCAGAGCAGCTTCACAGTCTGTCCTTAACTGAAAAGAACTGGCCGAAGGACAGTGCTGCGGTATTTGCAAAGTCTTTGGAACAGCCTGGGGCTTTGGATGATCCTAACAGGGGCAGTTTGGTTAAGAGAAATGCAGTCCTACCCCCAAAACCTTCACAAGACAGGGAGGCCACGGACGATAAGCCTGGGGTGAGCAGCCAGCTTCCCAAGGGGAAGGCTATAGAGCTGGCTTTGAAGAGACCACGGCCACCTGTTCTGTCTCTTCGTAGCTCATCAGAGACTCCATATCTCTTAAAAGAAACTAGCAAAGGAGGTGGTCAAGGGGAGGATAGGAACTTGCTCTACTACTCTAAGCTAGGCCTGGTGGTTCCATCCAGTGGGCCTGCTTCTGCAAACCAGAGCATTGACAGAAGTGGCCCATTAGTGAAAAGCCTCCTCAGGCGGTCACTGTCTATGGACAGCCAGGTTCCTGTTTACTCTCCCTCTATAGATTTGAAGTTATCCCAGGGATCATCCACAGCAGCAAATGAGGCACCAGGCAGTGTGTTCTGTGCAGTGTCTCAAAAGTCATCTTTAAAAGATGGCAGTGAGAAAAAAGCCCTGGATGACAGGCCTCAAGCTCTCCAGCCTCATCGCCTCAGGTCCTTTAGTGCTTCTCAGTCAACAGACAGGGAGGGGACCTCCCCTGTGACTGAGGTGCGCATTAAGACTGAGCCTAGCAGCCCTCTGTCGGACCCTTCAGACATCATCCGGGTCACCGTGGGAGATGCAGCGACGGCTACAAGAGACCTGCCCCTCAAAGCAGAGGAAGACCAGAGGGATATTAGCAGACTCCCAGCAAAGAGAAGGTTCCAGGCAGACAGACGGTCACCCTTGAAGAAAGCAAGGGCAAATGAGCATGGGCCTTCTGTCTCAGAAGAGAACTGTGAGGAGGACAGGAGCCCTCCTTCCCTTGACAGCAACTTCCCAGATTCTGAATTAAACAGAGAGGAGTTTGGTGAGTTGGAGGGGACGAgaccaaacaaaaaatttaaatgcaaacaTTGCCTTAAGATTTTTAGATCAACCGCGGGTCTTCACCGCCATGTTAACATGTACCATAACCCAGAGAAGCCTTACACTTGTGACATCTGTCACAAGAGGTTTCATACCAACTTCAAAGTGTGGACACACTGTCAGACCCAACACGGCATAGTGAAGAACCCATCGCCAGCCTCTAGTTCCCATGCAGTTTTGGATGAGAAATTCCAAAGAAAACTGATTGACatagtgagagagagggagattaaGAAGGCCCTGATCATTAAGCTGAGGCGCAGCAAGCCTGGCTTCCAGGGACAGAGTAGCTCCCCAGCACAGCAAGTCATCAAGAGGAACTTGCGCTCCCGAGCCAAAGGGGCCTACATTTGTGCCTTCTGTGGCAAGGCATACCGTTTTCTCTCTCAGTTTAAGCAGCACATAAAGATGCACCCGGGAGAGAGGCCCCTCGGAGTGAGCAGAGCTGCTAAGCCGAAAGAGCGGGCTCTGGCACGCGCGGTAGAGAGCAAGGAGGTTTACCCGTGCCGCCTCTGTAATGCTAAGCTCTCTTCTCTTCTAGAGCAAGGCAGCCACGAGCGCGTGTGCCGGAACGCCACCGTTTGCCCTTACTGCAGCCTCAGGTTCTTCTCCCCCGCGCTGAAGCAGGAGCATGAGGACAGGTGTGAGTACAAAAAGCTGACCTGCCTGGAGTGTATGCGCACCTTCAAGTCTTCCTTCAGCATCTGGCGGCACCAGGTGGAAGTGCACAACCAGAACAACATGGCTTCAGCAGAGAACGTCTCCTTGCCCACCCTGGACCACAACGGTGAAGTGGCAGCTGCTTCCAGGCCTCAGGCTGAGCCTACCAAGGTAAACCATGTGGCTGCTCCAAAAGAGGACACAGCGTTTAGTGACTCTTCAGAGCAAGTGAACTTCGATTCTGAGgattcctcctgcctccctgaaGACTTGAGTCTTTCAAAGCAACTGAAAGTCCAAGTCAAAGAGGAGCCTgtagaggaggctgaggaggaggctCCTGAGGCCAGTGCAGCTCCCAGGGAGGCTGGCCCCAGCAAGGAGGCTGGTCTGTGGCCTTGTGAGAAATGTGGGAAGATGTTCACAGCACACAAGCAGCTGGAGCGACACCAGGAGCTGCTGTGTTCCGTGAAGCCCTTCATCTGCCATGTGTGCCACAAAGCCTTCCGTACCAACTTCCGGCTTTGGAGTCACTTCCAGTCCCACATGTCTCAGGCCACAGAGGAGCCTGCACAGAAAGAGGCTGAGGTGTGTCCTTTGCCCACAAactccccatcaccaccacctctgccACCTCCACCACCCTTGCCCAAGATCCAGCCCCTGGAGCCGGACAGCCCCACAGGCCTTCCTGAGAACCCAACCTCAGCCACAGAGAAGCTGTTTGCACCCCAGGAGTCAGACACCCTTTTCTACCACGCTCCTCCCCTTTCAGCAATCACATTTAAAAGACAGTTCATGTGCAAGCTCTGCCATAGGACATTCAAGACCGCGTTCAGTCTTTGGAGTCATGAGCAGACACACAATTAA